In Halobacillus amylolyticus, the following proteins share a genomic window:
- the minD gene encoding septum site-determining protein MinD has protein sequence MGEAIVITSGKGGVGKTTTTANLGTALALQNKKVCLVDTDIGLRNLDVVMGLENRIIYDIVDVVEERCKTKQALITDKRFDCLHLLPAAQTSDKSAVTPEAIKAIVDELKQEYDYIIIDCPAGIEQGYKNAVAGADKAIVISTPEKSSVRDADRIIGLLEQEEIEPPKLVINRIRSHMMKNGDMLDVDEVVNILSIDLLGIVIDDDAVITGSNKGEPVALQPNTKASLAYRNIARRILGESVPLLSLEEDLTLMAKVKRFFGMRA, from the coding sequence ATGGGTGAGGCAATTGTTATTACCTCTGGAAAGGGAGGGGTTGGAAAAACAACGACCACTGCTAATCTGGGGACCGCTTTGGCTCTTCAAAATAAGAAGGTATGCCTTGTGGACACCGACATTGGGCTTAGAAACTTAGATGTTGTAATGGGGCTTGAGAACAGAATTATTTACGATATTGTCGATGTAGTGGAAGAACGCTGTAAAACGAAGCAAGCATTAATTACAGATAAGCGCTTTGACTGCCTCCATTTATTACCTGCTGCCCAGACATCGGATAAATCTGCAGTTACACCAGAAGCCATAAAGGCGATTGTTGATGAGCTGAAACAAGAATATGACTATATTATTATTGATTGTCCAGCAGGTATTGAACAGGGCTACAAAAATGCTGTGGCTGGTGCAGACAAGGCCATAGTTATTTCTACACCAGAGAAATCAAGTGTCCGGGATGCCGACCGCATTATTGGTTTACTGGAACAGGAGGAAATTGAACCGCCTAAGCTTGTAATCAATCGGATTCGAAGCCATATGATGAAAAATGGCGATATGCTTGATGTTGATGAGGTCGTCAATATTCTTTCTATAGATTTACTTGGAATTGTGATCGATGACGATGCTGTTATTACGGGTTCTAACAAAGGGGAACCTGTGGCTCTGCAGCCTAATACTAAGGCATCGCTGGCCTACCGAAATATTGCCAGGCGTATCTTAGGTGAATCGGTTCCCTTGTTAAGTCTAGAAGAAGATTTAACGTTGATGGCAAAAGTAAAACGATTTTTTGGGATGCGTGCGTAA
- a CDS encoding M23 family metallopeptidase produces MNRSIEHVRKNIAERKRNKVKSTGYDPIKRKIAPPQEEEMHGYPPVVTGEFKNPLAEKKRSSFLGVQVLFSVLLFTGIVVSEKTDLAITEKPEAWLVSQLEEEFPFASVTAWYNERFGDPLQIVQPKKDGETAVQSKEDGGTAQLALPVNGTVTEPFQNHGRGIIMTTDGGSKVKAVKPGTVIFAGNDEQTDKTIVIQHKDGTNTIYGFLSSIDVHLYQHIEAQEAIGQLNTAEGETKEFFFAVEKDEQYLDPIEVIKVDEGSD; encoded by the coding sequence GTGAATAGGAGTATTGAGCATGTTCGAAAAAACATAGCTGAACGAAAACGTAATAAAGTAAAATCAACAGGATATGACCCGATTAAAAGAAAAATTGCCCCACCACAGGAAGAAGAGATGCATGGCTATCCTCCTGTGGTTACAGGTGAATTTAAAAATCCGCTAGCTGAAAAAAAGCGCAGTTCTTTTTTAGGTGTACAAGTTCTATTTTCTGTTTTGTTATTTACGGGGATCGTTGTTAGTGAAAAAACTGACCTGGCCATTACGGAGAAACCGGAGGCATGGCTTGTAAGCCAGCTTGAGGAAGAGTTTCCATTCGCAAGTGTAACAGCCTGGTATAATGAGCGTTTTGGTGATCCTTTGCAAATTGTACAGCCTAAAAAGGATGGTGAAACAGCTGTACAGTCTAAAGAGGATGGCGGAACAGCTCAGTTAGCATTACCTGTGAATGGCACGGTCACAGAACCTTTTCAAAATCATGGACGAGGCATTATTATGACTACTGATGGGGGTTCTAAAGTAAAGGCTGTTAAGCCAGGTACGGTTATTTTTGCAGGGAATGACGAGCAGACCGATAAAACCATCGTCATTCAGCACAAGGATGGTACAAATACGATCTATGGCTTTTTGTCATCCATCGATGTACATTTATATCAGCATATAGAGGCACAAGAGGCGATTGGGCAGTTAAATACAGCAGAAGGGGAAACGAAAGAATTTTTCTTTGCTGTGGAAAAGGACGAGCAATATTTAGATCCCATTGAAGTCATTAAAGTAGATGAAGGGTCTGACTAG
- a CDS encoding site-2 protease family protein, protein MLFTIVAIHEWGHYAAARSHGWRVSHIEFWLFGGAVVSDEHSTRPFKEQAHVILSGPIQHVWIAILLFLLQYFMGPHPLVSTALHYNGLILLLNLLPIWPLDGGKLLFYVLTQLMSFQKSLMMTLFLSFVCILTALIVLLLDQRMTLAGLLLTGFLLLENGLEWKRRTFTFMRYLMYGVRRDPNQLKVKYLSIDPNTPIRNVLKNVRANRRHLYILKRKPGLYIVDEQECLRMFIDQKKTSLRMGDLPKIL, encoded by the coding sequence ATTTTATTTACCATCGTTGCTATCCATGAATGGGGACATTATGCGGCCGCTCGCTCTCACGGCTGGAGAGTATCTCACATTGAATTTTGGTTGTTTGGAGGAGCTGTTGTAAGTGATGAGCATTCGACAAGACCATTTAAGGAACAAGCCCATGTTATTTTATCCGGACCGATCCAGCATGTATGGATTGCTATCCTGCTTTTCCTCCTTCAATATTTTATGGGCCCCCATCCTTTAGTATCAACTGCCCTCCATTACAATGGACTTATCTTATTATTAAATTTATTACCTATTTGGCCTCTCGATGGCGGGAAGCTACTGTTTTATGTGTTAACACAACTTATGTCCTTCCAAAAGAGCCTTATGATGACTTTGTTTTTATCCTTCGTTTGTATCTTAACAGCGCTAATTGTGCTATTGCTTGATCAAAGAATGACACTTGCAGGGTTGCTGCTTACCGGCTTTTTACTTCTTGAGAACGGTTTAGAATGGAAGAGGCGGACGTTCACGTTTATGAGATACCTTATGTATGGTGTTCGAAGAGACCCTAATCAGTTAAAGGTAAAATACCTGTCGATAGATCCCAATACCCCAATTCGAAATGTCCTAAAAAATGTCCGAGCTAATCGCAGACATCTTTATATATTGAAACGAAAACCAGGTTTATATATAGTAGATGAACAGGAGTGTCTTCGCATGTTTATCGATCAAAAGAAGACAAGTCTTCGGATGGGGGATCTACCGAAAATTTTGTAG
- a CDS encoding ribonuclease E/G — protein sequence MRTIALHTQTSEQIGLVLENNDVIEYVSTRPEVRTLSGSIYLGKVSHINKAIQAAFIDIGEERTGFLKKESVPWAQTSIEGTLKEGQSITVQVTKEPSGTKGAQLSADITVPGFFVIYQPYGKRTAVSKRVDAEQAEELKTWTSQQLGKDEGVIVRTAASKVSTQTILNEINQLRDLWTRHIKANTTDRSHKLFDDPILPDQLIRKHPLPLIKEIVVNNSKLGQWIKQRYPILAEKVKWVKSVSTYTGISINELQSKLIQPVVVTEQGMELVIERTEAMTVIDINSHKFKQKSLSSYQKLEMNKAAAAEVAKQIQLRNISGIIFVDFISMQEKKQEKDLQKYMSGLVRKDPVSTTILGITRLGLMEITRHRRFSNVSEELSAKQKPTFSKDTLIYRLERYLTENTQSEAVLVAISSDLYNHKKQLLSNSISSKIPQELFVRHDASIIDWQIELEGSLDMIQTVISERVYHVDNLF from the coding sequence ATGAGAACGATTGCCTTACATACACAGACGAGTGAACAAATAGGTCTTGTTTTAGAAAATAATGATGTCATCGAATATGTATCGACACGCCCGGAAGTGCGAACGCTTTCGGGCTCCATTTATTTGGGGAAGGTTAGTCATATAAATAAGGCTATCCAAGCAGCCTTTATCGACATTGGTGAAGAGCGGACTGGTTTTTTAAAAAAGGAATCCGTTCCATGGGCTCAAACATCTATTGAAGGCACATTAAAAGAAGGACAATCAATCACTGTCCAGGTCACAAAGGAACCTTCAGGCACAAAAGGTGCTCAGCTTAGCGCAGATATTACTGTTCCCGGGTTCTTCGTTATTTATCAACCTTATGGAAAAAGAACGGCTGTATCCAAGCGGGTCGATGCGGAGCAGGCAGAGGAGCTAAAGACGTGGACCAGCCAACAACTCGGCAAGGACGAAGGAGTGATCGTTCGTACAGCTGCATCAAAGGTTTCAACTCAAACGATTTTGAATGAAATCAACCAATTGAGGGATCTATGGACGAGACACATAAAGGCCAACACGACCGACCGATCGCATAAACTATTTGATGATCCCATTTTGCCCGACCAGCTCATTCGAAAGCACCCACTACCGCTTATTAAAGAAATCGTAGTTAATAATAGTAAGTTGGGCCAATGGATCAAGCAACGTTATCCAATACTTGCTGAAAAAGTTAAGTGGGTGAAAAGTGTTTCAACGTATACTGGTATTAGCATCAATGAGCTGCAATCTAAATTAATCCAACCTGTTGTTGTAACGGAACAAGGAATGGAACTGGTGATAGAACGGACGGAAGCGATGACGGTGATTGATATTAACAGTCACAAGTTCAAACAGAAGTCTTTATCTTCTTACCAAAAGCTTGAAATGAATAAAGCGGCAGCAGCAGAAGTAGCCAAGCAAATTCAGTTGCGAAATATTTCAGGTATCATTTTTGTTGATTTTATTTCTATGCAGGAGAAGAAGCAGGAGAAAGACCTTCAGAAATATATGTCTGGACTAGTGCGAAAAGATCCAGTGTCCACGACTATTTTAGGAATAACAAGGCTTGGTTTAATGGAAATCACGAGACATCGGCGCTTTAGCAATGTGAGTGAAGAGCTAAGTGCCAAGCAAAAACCAACTTTTTCTAAAGATACACTCATCTATCGCTTAGAACGTTATTTAACAGAGAATACCCAGAGTGAAGCTGTGTTGGTAGCTATTTCCTCTGATCTCTATAACCATAAAAAACAATTGCTTTCTAATTCTATTTCTAGTAAAATTCCACAGGAGTTATTTGTTAGACACGATGCTTCGATCATTGACTGGCAAATAGAGCTTGAAGGGTCACTTGATATGATCCAAACAGTCATCTCAGAACGTGTGTATCATGTTGACAACTTGTTTTGA
- the rplU gene encoding 50S ribosomal protein L21, with translation MYAIIETGGKQIKVQEGQEIYVEKVNVEAGETVTFDKVLFVGGDDTKVGAPFVDGASVTAKVDKQGRQKKLTVFKYKPKKNYKRKQGHRQPYTKLVVESIKA, from the coding sequence ATGTACGCAATTATTGAAACTGGTGGAAAACAAATCAAAGTTCAAGAAGGTCAAGAAATTTACGTAGAGAAAGTAAACGTAGAAGCTGGCGAGACTGTAACTTTTGATAAAGTGCTTTTCGTAGGCGGAGACGACACAAAAGTTGGTGCTCCTTTCGTAGATGGTGCTTCAGTAACGGCTAAAGTTGACAAACAAGGTCGTCAGAAGAAACTTACTGTCTTCAAATACAAGCCGAAAAAGAACTACAAGCGTAAACAAGGTCACCGTCAGCCGTACACAAAACTTGTTGTTGAGAGCATCAAGGCATAA
- a CDS encoding ribosomal-processing cysteine protease Prp, with protein MITVSVFRLHGEITGFEVSGHAESGPYGHDLVCAAVSAVSFGAVNAIVSLCEFEPEISQGGKGGYLKVALPDYLGKTAHTKAQTLLEGMQVSLETIENEYSQYIKITQM; from the coding sequence ATGATTACTGTTTCCGTGTTTCGCTTACATGGAGAAATCACAGGCTTTGAAGTTTCCGGGCATGCTGAAAGTGGTCCTTATGGCCATGATCTTGTCTGTGCTGCGGTTTCTGCTGTATCCTTTGGAGCAGTTAATGCCATTGTGAGTCTTTGTGAATTTGAGCCTGAAATTTCTCAGGGCGGTAAGGGCGGGTATTTAAAGGTGGCTTTACCCGATTATTTAGGTAAGACTGCTCATACTAAAGCTCAAACTTTACTTGAAGGAATGCAGGTGTCACTCGAAACGATAGAAAATGAATACAGCCAATATATTAAAATCACACAAATGTAA
- the rpmA gene encoding 50S ribosomal protein L27, with translation MLRLDLQFFASKKGVSSTKNGRDSESKRLGAKRADGQSVTGGSILYRQRGTKVYPGENVGRGGDDTLFAKVDGVVKFERYGRNRKKVSVYPVAQEA, from the coding sequence ATGCTACGTCTTGATTTGCAGTTTTTTGCCTCTAAAAAAGGTGTTAGTAGTACAAAAAACGGTCGTGACTCTGAGTCTAAACGTCTTGGAGCGAAACGTGCAGATGGACAATCTGTAACAGGAGGATCTATCCTGTATCGTCAACGCGGAACAAAGGTTTACCCTGGTGAAAACGTTGGCCGTGGAGGAGACGACACACTATTCGCAAAAGTGGACGGTGTTGTGAAGTTCGAACGTTACGGACGTAACCGTAAGAAAGTGAGCGTTTATCCTGTAGCACAGGAAGCTTAA
- a CDS encoding Spo0B domain-containing protein → MSKEEMIAILRHKRHDWMNQIQLIQGYASMGKIDKVQAQVDKIIQESEQERRLLNSSACDFSLWLLTFNWNQDQYRLEYTIQRDVDLPRHDQSLTAYAKRLLTLMDEFREKDELYEGSVQVYQGVEPHQLGVSWEWRGLLQHQNS, encoded by the coding sequence TTGAGTAAAGAAGAGATGATTGCCATCCTTAGACATAAGCGCCATGACTGGATGAATCAAATACAATTGATCCAAGGCTATGCTTCCATGGGGAAAATAGATAAAGTACAAGCTCAAGTCGATAAAATTATACAAGAATCGGAGCAGGAGCGGAGGCTGCTGAATAGCAGCGCGTGCGATTTTTCTCTTTGGCTGCTTACATTTAATTGGAACCAGGATCAATATCGTTTAGAATACACTATTCAGAGAGATGTGGATTTACCCCGTCATGATCAAAGTTTGACGGCTTATGCAAAACGTTTACTGACATTGATGGATGAATTTCGCGAAAAAGATGAACTTTATGAAGGAAGTGTACAAGTTTATCAGGGAGTAGAACCGCATCAGCTAGGTGTAAGCTGGGAGTGGAGGGGGCTTTTACAGCACCAGAACAGTTAG
- the obgE gene encoding GTPase ObgE: MFVDQVKVFVKGGDGGNGLVAYRREKYVPMGGPAGGDGGNGGDVVFEVDEGLNTLMDFRYQHHFKAKRGENGMNQKQHGKNAQDLVVSVPPGTTVKDAETDRVIADLTEHKQTAVIAKGGRGGRGNARFATPRNPAPEIAENGEPGEALDVQVELKLLADVGLVGFPSVGKSTFLSVVTAAKPKIADYHFTTLAPNLGVVESQDHRSFVLADLPGLIEGAHEGVGLGHQFLRHVERTRLLLHVVDMASLEGRDPYEDYVTINHELASYDERLAKRPQIIVANKLDIPEAEEKLAAFKEKVGDVPVFPVSTVTRKGLDELLYAVADRLDQIPKQEEQPIEEIDERVVYKYEKEEAPFKVTRADDGAYVLYGEKIESVFRRTDFSRDQSINRFARQMRGMGVDEELRKRGAKDGDTVRLLDYEFEFVD; encoded by the coding sequence ATGTTTGTTGATCAGGTCAAGGTATTTGTTAAAGGCGGCGATGGCGGTAATGGATTGGTTGCTTATCGACGTGAGAAATATGTTCCAATGGGAGGCCCAGCTGGCGGTGATGGGGGAAACGGTGGCGACGTTGTATTTGAAGTGGACGAAGGGCTAAATACCCTGATGGATTTTCGTTATCAACATCACTTTAAGGCAAAACGTGGAGAGAACGGTATGAATCAGAAACAGCATGGAAAAAATGCGCAAGATCTTGTTGTTAGTGTTCCTCCAGGCACAACCGTAAAAGATGCTGAGACAGATCGAGTTATTGCCGATTTAACTGAGCATAAACAAACAGCAGTGATCGCAAAAGGCGGCCGTGGCGGACGCGGGAATGCCCGTTTCGCAACACCGAGGAATCCTGCCCCGGAAATTGCGGAAAATGGGGAACCGGGCGAAGCGTTAGACGTGCAAGTGGAACTCAAGCTCCTTGCAGATGTAGGACTTGTTGGTTTTCCAAGTGTAGGAAAGTCGACGTTCCTTTCCGTAGTAACAGCAGCAAAACCAAAGATTGCTGATTATCACTTCACAACACTGGCACCGAACCTCGGGGTTGTAGAAAGTCAAGATCACCGTAGTTTTGTACTGGCTGATTTACCGGGATTAATTGAAGGTGCGCACGAAGGAGTTGGCCTTGGTCATCAATTCTTACGGCATGTGGAACGGACACGTTTACTATTACATGTAGTTGATATGGCTTCTTTAGAGGGACGCGACCCTTATGAGGATTATGTAACCATTAATCATGAACTGGCTTCCTATGATGAGCGTTTAGCAAAGCGGCCACAAATCATCGTTGCAAATAAACTAGACATTCCTGAAGCGGAAGAAAAGCTAGCTGCTTTTAAAGAAAAAGTCGGTGATGTCCCTGTTTTTCCGGTTTCTACTGTTACACGGAAGGGACTTGATGAGCTCTTATATGCTGTAGCCGATCGTCTTGATCAAATTCCGAAACAAGAAGAACAACCGATTGAGGAAATTGATGAACGAGTAGTATATAAATATGAAAAAGAAGAAGCACCATTTAAAGTGACAAGAGCTGATGATGGAGCCTATGTTCTTTATGGCGAGAAAATTGAATCCGTGTTCAGACGAACAGACTTTTCACGAGATCAGTCCATTAACCGGTTTGCCAGACAAATGCGCGGAATGGGTGTAGATGAAGAATTGAGAAAACGTGGAGCAAAGGACGGGGATACCGTCAGGCTTCTCGACTATGAATTTGAATTTGTTGATTAA
- a CDS encoding ACT domain-containing protein: MADYNEQFYLVRSDILPEAMRKTIDAKALLERGKAESIFEAVQHVGLSRSAFYKYRDAVFPFQAMVKEQMITLFFHLEDRAGTLSNLLLTVAESGCNVLTIHQTIPLQGKANVTLSLNTTGMMYTIEKLLQKLHKLDFVDRVEVLSSGA, translated from the coding sequence ATGGCGGATTATAATGAACAGTTTTATTTAGTCCGTAGTGATATTCTCCCTGAAGCGATGAGGAAAACGATCGATGCGAAAGCATTACTTGAACGTGGAAAAGCTGAATCCATTTTTGAAGCCGTTCAGCATGTCGGCCTCTCTCGAAGTGCTTTTTACAAGTACAGGGATGCCGTCTTTCCTTTTCAAGCTATGGTTAAGGAGCAAATGATCACTTTGTTCTTCCACCTGGAAGATCGTGCTGGGACACTATCAAACCTATTGCTAACTGTAGCGGAATCAGGTTGTAATGTGTTGACGATACACCAAACGATTCCCTTACAAGGGAAAGCAAACGTAACTTTGTCCTTAAATACAACAGGGATGATGTACACAATTGAGAAATTATTACAAAAGCTTCATAAGTTAGACTTCGTCGATCGAGTAGAAGTTTTGAGTTCAGGGGCTTAA
- the pheA gene encoding prephenate dehydratase has product MQRIGYLGPKGTFTKMAADAFFEEGSFIGYESIPACLDAVESGDVDLGVVPIENAIEGSVHLTIDYLIHEVNQAVIAELTVPIQQHLLVHPDYDGGGFTHIYSHSQALAQCQQYLYKNYPTAELSYTASTGRAAEIVAEKGIHTAAIGNHLAAEQTGLTILKANIHDYENNHTRFAVVQKTPSPLNAGNHSIQKHKTTIMVTLPKDYVGALHQVLSAFAWRKMNLSKIESRPMKTGLGNYFFLIDVDQPFDDVLFPGVKAELEMLGCKLKLLGTYPSYLMEINSPNS; this is encoded by the coding sequence GTGCAACGAATTGGTTATTTGGGACCTAAAGGAACGTTTACCAAAATGGCAGCGGATGCCTTTTTTGAAGAGGGGTCATTTATAGGCTACGAAAGCATACCGGCATGTTTGGATGCTGTGGAGAGTGGAGATGTTGATTTAGGGGTTGTGCCGATTGAGAATGCGATTGAAGGTTCTGTGCACTTAACGATTGATTATTTGATCCATGAAGTCAATCAAGCTGTAATTGCAGAATTAACCGTTCCCATTCAGCAGCATCTCCTCGTCCATCCTGACTATGACGGGGGAGGATTTACTCACATTTATTCCCATAGTCAGGCGCTTGCCCAGTGTCAACAATACTTATATAAAAATTATCCAACGGCTGAACTTTCCTATACTGCTTCAACAGGAAGAGCGGCAGAGATTGTGGCTGAAAAAGGGATTCATACCGCCGCTATAGGAAACCATTTAGCTGCAGAGCAAACTGGTTTAACTATATTAAAAGCGAATATTCATGATTATGAAAATAACCATACACGTTTCGCTGTTGTCCAGAAAACACCTTCCCCGTTAAATGCGGGCAATCATTCTATTCAGAAACATAAGACCACCATCATGGTTACGCTTCCTAAAGATTATGTTGGCGCACTTCATCAAGTGCTTTCAGCATTTGCCTGGAGAAAGATGAACCTTTCTAAAATCGAGTCAAGACCAATGAAGACGGGGCTTGGCAACTACTTCTTTCTAATAGATGTTGATCAACCCTTTGATGATGTTTTGTTTCCAGGGGTCAAAGCTGAGCTTGAAATGCTGGGATGCAAGTTGAAACTGCTTGGAACCTATCCTAGTTACCTAATGGAAATTAATTCACCCAATAGTTAA
- the safA gene encoding SafA/ExsA family spore coat assembly protein has protein sequence MRIHIVQKGDTLWKISKKYGVDFEELKGLNTQLSNPDMIMPGMKIKVPQGAKPVKKEAPKKEMPAKHPYKDQSPKPMPVIKEDEKMPNHKPAKEKPMMPVQMPMMEQEVQNYYTTFHLPQMPAPEQPKQPKPPKQPAQQPMHPEQPKYSKEKEPNHDMPSPGNEEQYVPGHQIEEHYMPMQQHHIPYPPMMPQGQLVYSDCYCCPPQHYPMMQGMQDPYQQQPMVQGMQYPPQQQMMHGMQQPNQPQPMMPWQSWDGEEWDSPSQDMNMPAYHMPVSDCGCGGGHQMPQPYGYPQQMYGGYPQQFMGPQMGGWPQEQMYGGPQMYGAPQMGGWPQQPMNGDPQMENWNQNQPWRDDDEDDE, from the coding sequence GTGAGAATTCACATTGTGCAAAAAGGCGATACACTCTGGAAAATATCAAAAAAATATGGGGTTGATTTTGAAGAGTTAAAAGGTTTAAATACCCAGCTCTCAAATCCCGATATGATTATGCCTGGGATGAAGATTAAGGTCCCTCAAGGGGCAAAGCCCGTCAAAAAAGAGGCACCGAAAAAGGAAATGCCTGCAAAGCATCCTTATAAAGACCAGTCACCGAAACCAATGCCGGTTATTAAAGAAGATGAGAAAATGCCTAATCATAAGCCAGCTAAAGAAAAGCCAATGATGCCAGTACAAATGCCGATGATGGAGCAGGAAGTACAAAACTATTACACGACATTTCATTTACCTCAAATGCCAGCACCTGAACAACCTAAACAACCTAAGCCACCTAAGCAACCTGCACAGCAACCCATGCATCCTGAACAACCTAAATATTCTAAAGAAAAAGAGCCGAATCATGACATGCCTTCCCCTGGCAACGAAGAACAATATGTGCCTGGACATCAAATAGAAGAACATTATATGCCAATGCAGCAGCATCATATTCCATACCCACCAATGATGCCACAAGGTCAGCTTGTATATAGTGATTGTTATTGCTGTCCGCCACAACACTATCCTATGATGCAAGGAATGCAAGACCCTTATCAGCAACAGCCAATGGTGCAAGGAATGCAGTATCCTCCTCAACAACAAATGATGCATGGGATGCAGCAGCCAAATCAACCGCAGCCTATGATGCCCTGGCAGTCTTGGGATGGAGAAGAGTGGGATTCACCTTCCCAAGATATGAATATGCCTGCCTATCATATGCCAGTTTCTGATTGTGGATGTGGTGGGGGACACCAAATGCCACAGCCATATGGTTATCCGCAGCAAATGTATGGCGGGTATCCCCAACAATTTATGGGCCCACAGATGGGTGGCTGGCCTCAGGAGCAGATGTATGGCGGCCCACAAATGTATGGAGCCCCACAAATGGGAGGATGGCCCCAACAACCTATGAATGGTGATCCGCAAATGGAAAATTGGAATCAAAATCAACCTTGGCGAGATGATGATGAAGATGACGAGTAA
- a CDS encoding aminoglycoside phosphotransferase family protein, with translation MTSKERKGDSYTDRLFHWLNSKEKLRISHDLTIKPKVYKAYYHNKPVLLKGYRRSRVLTQQVEFFNHWYEAGSIAAVPLAFPDGSFTKSKLGCEWGIFNWIEGRHADFKVREDRIKTYAVLRQFHRSTRGISMLSIPKDPLYIKWAERIKQFEDTEQVFHSYRKKRLYDEIHTTMEKQLSRFTDNPWGEIEQSAWEQHEWLHGDVAHHNFIIDRNQKAKIIDFDLLYTGPKLYDDIQIAQRFLPHLEGYKSEFFSLFNRVKQPRLWLQGVLVPADLLREWLYAYRRCLREEASLSLLLSKLERAWGTRKRFVRYTEYMLK, from the coding sequence ATGACGAGTAAGGAAAGAAAGGGCGATTCGTATACGGATCGCCTTTTTCATTGGCTCAATTCAAAGGAAAAACTTAGAATATCTCATGATCTTACGATTAAACCTAAGGTATATAAAGCCTATTATCATAACAAACCTGTCCTTTTAAAGGGATATCGTCGTTCCCGAGTGCTAACTCAACAAGTGGAATTTTTTAATCATTGGTATGAAGCTGGATCGATTGCTGCTGTGCCTCTTGCCTTTCCGGATGGAAGCTTTACGAAGAGCAAGCTTGGTTGTGAGTGGGGAATATTTAATTGGATTGAGGGACGACATGCAGATTTTAAGGTGCGAGAAGACCGAATTAAAACCTATGCCGTACTGAGACAATTTCATAGGAGTACAAGAGGAATCTCTATGCTGTCCATTCCAAAGGATCCCCTCTATATCAAATGGGCGGAACGTATAAAGCAGTTTGAGGATACGGAACAGGTGTTTCACTCGTATCGAAAAAAAAGATTGTATGATGAAATTCACACAACTATGGAAAAACAGCTTTCCCGTTTCACCGATAACCCCTGGGGAGAAATTGAACAGTCAGCATGGGAGCAACACGAATGGCTGCACGGCGATGTAGCCCACCATAACTTTATTATAGATCGTAATCAAAAAGCGAAAATCATTGATTTCGATTTATTGTACACTGGTCCGAAACTGTATGATGATATCCAGATTGCTCAACGGTTTCTTCCACATTTGGAAGGATATAAATCGGAATTTTTTAGTTTGTTTAATAGGGTTAAACAGCCCAGACTATGGCTGCAAGGGGTCTTGGTTCCAGCTGATTTGTTGAGGGAATGGCTTTACGCCTATCGCAGGTGTTTAAGGGAGGAAGCCTCTCTATCCCTACTCCTAAGTAAGCTTGAGAGAGCGTGGGGGACACGGAAGAGGTTTGTTCGTTACACAGAATATATGCTAAAATAA